CATGCAAAGCGCCAAAGCGCGGTTTAAGGGTTTGCTCGATGCCCGTTTGTCGGTGTTGGGCACCATCGGCGCCAATGCTCCATTTATCGGGCTGATGGGCACCGTGCTCGGCGTAATTAAAGCATCCAATGACTTATCAGCGAAAGATCCGGACAAGATTATGTTTGGCGTCTTTCAAGCGCTGATCGCTACGGCGGTGGGGTTATTTGTAGCCATTCCGGCTGTAGTGTCGTACAACTTCTTTCTGCGGAAGGTGCGAACCGCACTGGCACAGATTGATTCGCTAGCTCACCTGGTGCTGGCCAACGTACATGCCGCAGAACATCGCGGTGCTGGTATTCAGGCGCCGCAATCAGCAAAGGCCATGTAGCGTGAGGCTGGAGAAAAGCACTTCGCGGAACCACAGTACTAATTGAGAAGTTTCTAAAGGCATTGCCATGTCGGCTTCGATTTCGTTCGACGATGAAGATGGCGGCGGCCCCATTACCGACATTAACGTCACCCCGCTGGTCGACGTGGTGCTGGTGTTGCTAATTGTCTTTATGATCACTGTGCCCGCCATTGTGGGCAGCACCCCGGTACGCGTCGATTTGCCGGAAACCGCCGCTGCTTTCGATCCTTCCGCCGAGCAACTGCCGCTTAATATCTTCATCAAACATGAGGCGGAGGGCAAAATCGGCCTCTACTGGAACGACCAACAGGTGACGGAGGAGCAATTTCGTAGCCGACTATCGGAAATGCATCCCGGCAAAGATCAGGAAGTGTCTATCTCAGCAGATAAAGATATTGCCTACGATAATGTGGTTCATGTGATGGATATGCTGGCCACCGTGGGCATTCACAAAATATCGTTGCCCACAAAGCACGTTGCCAAGTGAG
This genomic window from Pirellulales bacterium contains:
- a CDS encoding MotA/TolQ/ExbB proton channel family protein; this encodes MQSAKARFKGLLDARLSVLGTIGANAPFIGLMGTVLGVIKASNDLSAKDPDKIMFGVFQALIATAVGLFVAIPAVVSYNFFLRKVRTALAQIDSLAHLVLANVHAAEHRGAGIQAPQSAKAM
- a CDS encoding biopolymer transporter ExbD yields the protein MSASISFDDEDGGGPITDINVTPLVDVVLVLLIVFMITVPAIVGSTPVRVDLPETAAAFDPSAEQLPLNIFIKHEAEGKIGLYWNDQQVTEEQFRSRLSEMHPGKDQEVSISADKDIAYDNVVHVMDMLATVGIHKISLPTKHVAK